The stretch of DNA aaatatcttttaagatTAATATCTCATTTTAGATCACCTATCAAGCTTTTCCTATCACGAAAATCTGCAAAACGATTTTCTTGTGATGGTGTCATGGATCGCCATTGAAGTTTCATATTGAAGTATTCATCagccttcttttttcttatttccaaTCTTTCAATGTGACTTGAATTCCatggataataatttaataaaaatttccagACCTCATAACGTAAGGACGGAGATATACCCTAAGAGTTTAGAAAACATTATTGCAACTGACATCACCATACAgaagaatatttgaaatgGATAAAATATACAGACCCCACGAAATATGATTTCTTTAACGGCATCTGAATCAACAATTCTTCCTTCTGAATCCTTACTTTTGTCCCATTGTTCTTGTGTTAAAGGTGAGcctaatattttcaatgttattaatacatttctttgtaaatctttttttgtatcgaatttatatatatatatatatatatatatatatatatatatatatatatatatatatatatatatcaagtaaCATACCTCTTGGACAAGGAGGTCTCGATGGTAATGATAAACCTATATCCGTTTCTCCTATTACTTCATACTCATCCCCTGATCCAACAGATACTGGTGGATGATGGACATCAATCGTAAAGGAAGAGTTAAACAAATCTGCTACTGCTTCTTCAACCGGTCTTCTTGCTGGTTCCTTATAtactgaaatatataattagatttatatgtcatattttattgaaatatttacaataagtaTGAATTTTGATGTATTTTACTTACACCAAATGTCCGCTAATTTGCTAAATGCTTCTAGCGTAGTCTCATATGGACGGTTGTGTAAATTCTTCATAAATTTCCATACGTAATCCGAAGtattttcttgaaataaattcaattctgCGAATGATTTGTTTAAAACAGTTTCAACCTCATCCAATACATGATACAAATTTTTGTCTTTCGGTGATCTtctaaagttaataaaattctttaaagaATTAGTAAAGGTTTCAGCTTTCGACAATTGGAAGAAGGCAACATAGGTGGTACCATCcctttgtataaatataagcTGCTGTCCTCCATGATTTACACGAAATGACTTTAAGTCAGAGAATAATATTCTAACGATTCTCGAACGTCCAAGAGAATCTGGACCATCGGAAGATGTACGAGTTCTTCTTGTATGGGTATCTACTAAAGACCATTCCGGATCTTGATCCTGATTCTCTAACACGACTGAATCTTCTACAGGTTTCCATTCTATGCACTTTCCAAAACTCTAACGCATAAAAGATAACATATGATTCttgcatattaaaaaaaaatttatattatatacattttatgcagatgcatataaattgataataatagattatttttttcttacatattCTACAATGTTCAGAGTGCCAGAACTGTGAACTTCGTCTTCTTTGCTATTAGATCTACGAAGTACAACCCCTGCGTAGATGCAGAGATCCTAGAAAGAAAGCAGCACTTTgataatgaaggaaaaaagtgagattaatcttatataagctattcttttacattactttcaatatatacatgagtcatagtaattaaaatatactaaatgtaataaattcttttggGGACAAGAAGATCTATAAAGATCATTGTATTTGATATTctattcaaaaaagaaaaaaaaaaaaaacaaagctaTATGATcgagtatatttattttcagatGCTTCATTTCTAATCAGTCTGCTGTTCATATTGCTGatcaaaaaacgtaatcgtttGCGTACACTTAACtacatggaaaaaaaaaagcgagcTAACCTCTACGCAGTGTTTAcagtattaaaatatgaagcataggataaaaaagttttgatcgaatattcgaaacgtataaaaataattgaacttaaatgaaacattaacaaaaatatcaagtCTCATGATCCGTTCGTATACGTTTTTTGTCTATAATACATTGTTGTTGACATTTGATAGGGGAAACATGTGGGCGGGTAATGTTCGATGTACGTCATTCTCGAATTAGACGTGCTGCCTGAATTTCATGCAGTTTATACGACGTTGATATGAGAGCGTGTGTTGAAAAGATGACGGTTGAAAAttcatgaatattattttctcaccATTCCCTGCTCCGTTGGTTCGAACATCTCAAAAGTACACGCACAATCGTTCGTATGAAACACTGACAAGTTGATCTAATTTCAACACATCCCTACCACGAGCTACGATACCAAGTCCcttacaatataaatttaacgtCCTGATCATTCGACGGCAATCAAGACAGCCATGCAACGTTGATTTGTCTTACTAATTTCAACGTTTGCTAATAGTTCGTTCATTTTGACGACGTAATAAATTCACATAGAACGTccttagaatatatatatatgatcaaaAGGATGACGGAAAACTTCTTAAACGAAGAATTCAACGCTTAGCAAATAGCAGTGGTACCGCTTGTTACCACTCTGTGTATCTATGAACCAATCAGTTtgacatattatatatgataataattgataatataagataatagaataataaaaggatatatattcGTAGAAGTAGAAATACGaatgttgttgtttttttttctttttcctttttcctttttttttttattctttttttatttttttcttttttttttatttttttttttttttttaaattagattacacatatatattttctaaagatatttattatttaatatcatagaaattttaattagattttattatagCATCTTTTTACATGTACCGATCAAGGTGAGCTCTTTGTGATTCTCCCTATCGTTTTGATCACACCTTTGTACGATACATATGCAAATGCTTATgatgtagatacatatatatatatatatacatatatatatatatgacttcTTATTTATCGTTCAATTTTCAAACGAACATTTTGTAATCGAACATTAGTCATTTTTAGTCTTTGAATCGAATGTTTGTCATCGAATAAAAAAcccatgaaattttatattaacattaccctatatatatgtgtatatatatatacgcacacacacatatatatatatatcgcttgTAATTTATCGCCATTCATTGCTTAgcaatcttattattttttacatatttatattacatagtgcatatatatatatatatatatatatatatatatatatatatattaacctACAAAATAGAGAACATAGGTATTGCCATCTTACGTTGAAAATGATAAACTACTTTAAAGTCGACTGTTTCAATCGAACAAAGCATTTCtataatgatcattattaattaaactttaAATGTTGAAATATCTCtagcatatatattatacttatacatttttaattatttttttctttctttttttttttttgtactatcGATTAATGGTGATTCATCTTCATGATAGAACTTCAAActaattcattatttcttgTTACTAGAAATTTATCGCTCGAGgagattacaaaaatatacgGAAGGAAGTTCATCGAACTGGTTGGTTAAATTCTTCCAGGTAATTTCACCATATGAAAGCATCAATTTATTCGTTAAAACGATACTAGCAAACAATTactcattttataataatttcctgTGCATGCCGCACaggaagaaacagaaaagaaaacaaaaaaagtatatttcatGTAATATCTTTCATATGATACGCCACTATACTCGATAAAGTAAGTACATACACGCGTAATCAATGAGGATAAAGTCCGACTCATCGACGAGGAGTCACTTGACCAGAAATATATGATGATAAATATTGTAGAGGATAGATTTTTTTAAAggcaatttaataataaaaaaaaaaaagaaaaaaaaaacaaaaaaaaaaaagtaaataaataaataattaaataaataaatggaataaataaaataaataaaggggAAGGGaagatacaagaaaaaaaaaaaaaaaaataagaaagaaaaaaaaattctatacgTTCGCCttgattttaatgacaatCCACATGTTTGTACTTTCACCAGACAGTTAGCGGGTGTGTTACCTCGAGTACATCTGTACCAAAGAGTTGTTTCCGCAAGCGTAATATTTACTCTTGCTTTGCACTATCTTATCTATCaggcattttttttgtttttttcctagccaataatatatatatatatatatatatatatatatatatatatctattttgtaACAGATAGGAAAATTGCGAATATGAACTTGTACATATTTGTTTAATCATCGTTCgacagatattttttataaaaaaatttcaaaagtacTACTATACTAATTCCTGATAAtgatattcttgataataataataatgatgatgataaaattattaggaTATTAAAGTATAAACTGTTATAAGTccttatgtattataaaaagagatttAAAGGGACAATCACTTGCAAGGCTAATTCCCTTACAAGGTCAACGACCTAGCAATCGACGATTCATTGAGAATATTTATTGTTCAAAGcctttgttaataaaatataatcgaatcTAAAAGATGAACTTTgtcattatacatatatttaaagttGCGAGGCCATGTAAGTGTAAAGCAAGCGACGAGGCAAGCGACTTATCACAAAAGATTgcttaaattttttaacgttGTATGAAAGCTTTTGTGAATGTTCACGTTATATAGGGTTATATAGTTCACGTTATATAGTTCACGTTATAtatctgaagaaaaaaatttagttTGAAAAGTTTCGGAAAAagagtaattaatttaataaaatcatctaGGAACTATTGATTCTTTCTATAtgtacacaaacacacacacacacacatatgcatggatatatgtatatattttctcaatgACCTTCGAGCTCAAAAAAGTATCTCCATATCCAGATGATTTGTGGAAAACAAAGGAAGGAATTTAGATGCGTCCTAATTCGACTTAAGTCACATATGGAAGATTGGAGAAACGCATAGAAAGAATTCTAGTTGACTTTGTTGAAACGTATCCGCatgatttcaaatataaatttccaTCGTTTTGCgtcaaagtaaaaaattaaactaCCCTACGAGCTATCGCTATTACTTTTACACAAAGAATCGATAGATTATATCGAGCGTTTAAACAAGTTAAACCCTTACCTCAAAACAGATGGTATCGATTGTTTGTTATTCGGACATCGATCATGTGTTCAAGCATGAACACGTACCACGTTATTTTATACTCGTACGGTtttgtctttgtctttgtTTTAACTTTGAATCATTCTAGAATCATTTGGATGATTAACGTTAAATCTAAATCTCAATCGTTAAACTTTGTTTCaatttgtcattaatattaatataaatacaaaaacgatGAGCGCGTTTATCATTCACGCGTTGCTTgataatttaatcaaatttattatttggaaaacttttatatgtatagtatattttatataaatacatgcacacaagtacatttaatatatgtcATACATGTTAAATCATAACGTAGAGTAAGCCGAGAAAAGAGGACATGTTTTGTTCTCATCTTCATATATAGAGAGTCgagtttataaaaatatttaccgtAAAAGTATGTTACTtagtaatttttatacaataaatgacctcatttataatacatataattaattcaaattcatttattatgtaattaatatataataatttatattaaataggtaaatgtatattaaaaaattaaaatacgtgcatattatatatatatatatatatatatatatatatatatatttatatgtatgtgtgtgtgtatgcgtgtgtatgtatatttattctaaaataatacCGTTATGCCGAGAAACCCAAACAATACGATACATGTGTgctgtatttatttttacttggCCAATATATTTATGCAGACATTTCTATCGTCGATGTTTAGAAAGACGAACATATAGTCAAAAATAGACAGACATTACGGGGCAGCCCATTacgtatgaataaaaatatgctGACTTAACACGATCATTCTTATTGATCATCGCGGCATTTTCAATGGTgactgtttcttttctttataaattttatatacatatatatatatatatatatacatgtaaaaatatacaaagaaaatatctttatttctaattattattgttaacaaatCGAAACATCtgtttaaagaataataatgtaatcatAAAATCGATCTAAACGCAGTGAGTTCGGTGCGGCCGCACTGCGACGGTCAAGTACAAAATATCCGAGtgcaaagtataataaaaaactgGACGGAAACATGCACTAGATGAAAAAAGGAATCCGAGATGCATCgacttttatctttaatataactATACACACTTCTTCGTAAAAGGAATAGTCAGCGTTTTCTGTCATATGTTTATCttctagtttcttttttctttttttttttttttttcttttcttttttctttccatcgaATAACACGGACGATTAACGAATAAGATGACGATGCATTGTGTAAAGTGCTatacaattctttttattcatttatcataattgatccaatataaatgattatatatttatattataacgatcttcaataatataattcagaaaattttgaaaaaaaagaaaaaaagaaaaaatttgataaaaaaggatCAAAGATGCTTAAAGTCGGTATTTGttaaaagttatattaaatataacttcGTGTTAAAGTTATATTAAGTTTCTTGTATAAGTTATATTaagtgaaattttatatatatatatatatattttttatttattaataatttattttgacgatgattaattcttttctttctttcaggaTAATTTGTCACACATTTGTTGTGGTTTCATCGAGGTCGTCTAAAAGGACAAAAGACGTATTTTAAAGGACACGGCAAACTCGTTATACCGTTCTAGCTCTTTCATTTGACAAATTTAAATCATGGACTCGTGAGGATCATATGCGATGACTTTCAATGGATTCGAGTAATGACATCGAGTGTTTCTCGGGACTTCTGTCGTCAAGTGGAACTGATAAATATTCATCGCTGGAGAGTAAAACAGCGATCTACCTACGTCATAAGCATCAGGCAGATCATActgaagagagaatgagaaatcGATATCTTGATGAACAAAAGAAGATTCGCcgattaatttttcttgatGGTTCATAAAAACACATTGttttaaacaataaagaaaacacAGATAGACTtatcaacgtcaataatatttattaaataaattttatttattttatttaataataatacgtatatgcGTTTGTATGTTTAGAATTAATAGGATAATAAGTtacaggtaataataataataacaattttattttgttcagCAATATTCTTGAATCGTCGTTGACACATTCAgaataatttaacattaaaaagatacctttttaaattaaacgaaCAAACAGTTCTGATAGTACGTtggattaatttaaaatttgtacTTTCAGGTGACATCGTAGTTGTGATGTCGACGGGTGCAAAGGTTTACCATGGGATACGGCTTGCAATCGATATGCTTTGACGGTAGACAAAGGTTGTGTCCtgcgtgaaagaaaaagggctGTGTTATGTCGCGTGTATAGCAAAGCTCATATATGTACACGTTGATGTATACTTACATgcaggtacatacatacatttgtattcttttatttctatctacaTTGATGCGATGCATACTCCTTGCTCACGTAAAAtagagtatatacatatgtagatatatatctatctatgtatgtacatacagagcagacatacatatgtatcccTATTGAAAGGTACTGGGGACTCTTCTTCTCTACACTTGGAGATAAAATTCCTTAAGATGCTTGGGCTATAGACGAAAgcacattttcttcttcttcttccttcttcttcttccatgtAGTAACACAGGGACCATTAGCCTTTCTTTAACTTCTCTCGAACAATggtctttaaaatattttatctaaaatctagaatatttatgtaaattgaaaaatcattgatatatctatataattgtataatttcattgatattgattttgatttttagAGAGATATTTTAGACAGTAAGCTTTGGAAgatttaatgttttaatatgtttcatcatattttttagatataataaatgatattaaggGAAGAAATGTGATTTTCAGAAAAAAGATTGTAATCCCATCAGAAATgaactttttattcatttgttcGGTAATATTTACGTCATTACTCCATTATATAGATCATTTCCATGTCGAAATAATTCAATGACACTATCCTCCTTACTTTGACGGCCTCGAGAGATGTATATAAACAAGATATCGACGATCGAACTATCATTTATTCAAAGATGTATTATATCGGcctaaaaatgtattttatcgaTCGGTTAATAGTGGACCTCAATCaagatacaaataattatttgtttgatACTaggtaaattattaatttactttatgaaataattgttatatcgaAACAATTTTGTATGACTAAATATTTATGAGAATtaactttaaatattttccatattttttttaaaatatcaaatatatatatatatatatatatatatatatatatatgaaatttatttttcattcttttcaaatctcctaaagaaaaaatgaaaaaagagttATCGCTTCTGCAGAATGGAGTATTATAAGAGACACACCTAgcttcataaaaaaataaaatagattgtttTAAGCGAAAATATCTAAGCAGAAATTTTGCTATAAATTTTctgatatatttcaaatttcaaatcaacttttcatttttttttctctttctttctttctttctttctttctttctttccttctttttttctttttttagattttcttAATGAAAAGCTCCGAAAGATTTATCAGAAAGGGGTTTATCATAGAGAGGAGGGAAAACACTTGCGtcataaaaagagataaggaGAAAGGGAATGAGCCGAACCGAAACGAAAATTCGATCTTCATTCACGAGTACGAGCATTCTTCCCCTACCAAGATGCCTCATGTTGTACGCACAGCCAGGACGAGCGGCCAGGCGTCCCCGGTGCAGACGTACTCGGCCGAGTGCAAGTGTACCGAGCGTTCTCTTCAGTGCTAGAGTATCGACCCGTAGACCCATGTGCTGGCCgattctcctttctccttcgctcaaaagagagagagagagagagagagagagagagaaatattttactgGTGCCCTCCTCCTACTCTCTTATCCTCccctatcctttttttcttcctcattctctttcttcctccttctcgaCTATGATCtctatatattattcgttctttctcttttcttcatctttttaccttctctctctctctttctttatttctctctctctctctctcgctcgctctctcactctatttctctctttatctctctctctctctctctctctctctctttctctctctttctttctcctaacctccatttttccttttaaaacgAGCCTCAGGAAACATTAAGTTCTAAAATTCGTCGAACGATCATAGAAAATTCGTCTTTAGAATAATCAACTGCTTTGTGTGCATGCGCGAAATGTTTCAGGAACGTCTTTTGAGGTTCAGGTGCCCCTTTGGAAAAAGTTTggaatttttctattctctttagatttcttcaatcttttttctttctctttttgactctgttcctctttctttttttttttttttttttttttttaaatcgatcattCAATATGGATTGTCATCGATCATAAAGATATTGATTTGTTGAATTTAATCGTCGATATGAATATACTTTTTTGTGTGTACTTAATATAGCTTAGGATTTAGAATTATAGTTGTAATTGTAGTTTCTTGAGCAACGAATTGCAAAACGATAAGTGGTAAgttttttgtctttcattGCTTCCGAATAAATTCCAAATGACGTTTAATGACGTCTATTTGCTAATCGcatcgttttttttgtttgttttttttttttttttcattttcctttcatcatttattcttttattttcttcttcttcttcttcttcttcttcttcttcttcttctttttcttttcgttacagagcaaaacaagaaaatttctcaagacgtattattaaatcataagaaaaaaaagaataaaaaaaaaaaaaaaatggagtcGTTCTGACGTTATACGCTTGTACGAAATcgtcgacaataataaagttctgTTCAAAGTACGATTCTCAaagtaaaataagaaacaaatcgataatatctactTGCTACATTTTACCGTATAGAAAGTTATAGCGTTCCTTTCATTTCgacaaagaaaatcaaatgtaCAAGTTGATCTTATCAATGTTtccaatgaataaatataacagtGCTATTCGAAcggtacaattttattttattcttatttttttctagaaTATTAATCACGATTACGCATCATCCGTGTAACATATCAAgggaatatattcaatatatcaaTGTGATACTACGATTAaagaaggattaaaaaaaaaaaaaaaaagaaatgtgaattcgttaatatctctttgTTCGATTCTCTTTTAACGTCCACTACTATATAGTTCATGATTCATACTTCGAATCTACAATATTCCGAGAATCTATTCGAGAGTGCAATCTTTGAGTAGGAGATTGTCATGggttctttattttctttttttttgtttgtttttttttcttctttccttttttctctcctaagagaagaaaacaatCTAGAAGAACAGTATTTCATCTTTCTCGATTCGAAAGTCACAAGGCCAAAGAGTCAAGAAAATTCAAGTTTCAAGTTTCTcaacaataaaataagtaagtaaagtgtgataaagaaagaaagaggaagaggatgagagagagagagagagagagagagagagagagagaaagatagagatagagacaaagagagattgGTAAGTGTAAAAGAGTGGGGCCCTGGCTCCCGCGAGAGTTGACGTTACTGGCTTTCGACGCGGACAGGTCGGCTCATTTCGACGTTAGAGTCGAACGGTGGTACATAACTCGACAGCTGATCTCTCGGAGTGTTGGTGGTGCGTCTTTTAGATCGGCCTCTCCTTgcgtccctttttttctctctttctttttctttctttctctctttctctctctctctttttctctttctctttctctttctatctctctctctctctctctctctctctctctctctctctctcgttttttctctatttcttatcCCTGATTATTAAACTCTACCATCATAAACAATCTTGCGTCAAAATATTAAGTGTGCTTCCTGTGTACTTGAACCAATAAGCCCACGCAAGCCCGGTGTGgggcttttattttttatctgggtgc from Vespa crabro chromosome 11, iyVesCrab1.2, whole genome shotgun sequence encodes:
- the LOC124428031 gene encoding TBC1 domain family member 15; protein product: MFEPTEQGMDLCIYAGVVLRRSNSKEDEVHSSGTLNIVEYSFGKCIEWKPVEDSVVLENQDQDPEWSLVDTHTRRTRTSSDGPDSLGRSRIVRILFSDLKSFRVNHGGQQLIFIQRDGTTYVAFFQLSKAETFTNSLKNFINFRRSPKDKNLYHVLDEVETVLNKSFAELNLFQENTSDYVWKFMKNLHNRPYETTLEAFSKLADIWLYKEPARRPVEEAVADLFNSSFTIDVHHPPVSVGSGDEYEVIGETDIGLSLPSRPPCPRGSPLTQEQWDKSKDSEGRIVDSDAVKEIIFRGGISPSLRYEVWKFLLNYYPWNSSHIERLEIRKKKADEYFNMKLQWRSMTPSQENRFADFRDRKSLIEKDVNRTDRTHPYYSGDNNHLELLYDILMTYVMYNFDLGYVQGMSDLLSPILCLMDSESDAFWCFVGFMDKVSTNFEMDQTGMKAQLCHLYTLLNTTDRQLAHYLNQHDSGNMFFCFRWLLVLFKREFNSIDIMKLWEILWTGLPCPNFHLLICVAILDTEKNVLMENNFGFTEILKHINDLSLHIELPWTLSKAEGIFHQLMAVEDKLSDNVRVIIGLEPRKRIDGSDIEDDEPSSSCARTRLCSRRNSSESGNIKFGSNEVSFERGLNLSYL